The sequence ccggtccgctgtcccctcccggggctgtcccggttcactgtcccctcccggttctctgtcccctcccggttctctgtcccctcccggttctctgtcccctcccggttcgctgtcccctcccggtccgctgtcccctcccggggctgtccccgcgCGGTCCCGCCCCCGGCGGTTCGCGGCGGTGCCGCCAGGGGGAGCCCGCGGCCGCGGTGTCGCGCAGGGCCCTCGCCGGCGCTCGGAGGAAATGAAGGCGAGTTCCGCCGAGGCGGGAGCCATTACCCGCCGCCGGACCTGAGCcccccctcccgccgccgccggggccccgctccgcgccccccgcgccccgcaCGCCCGTCCCGGCGCAGGTAAGCgctgccccggggccgggggcccggcgggccgggggcagcggcggggtCGCGGCCGGTGCCTGCCCCGCGCACCCGCCCGCGGTGGGATCCCGAATGGGGGGTCCGCGGGGCaggccccggcccggccgcttTGTCCCCGGTGAGAGAGCGCGAACAAAGCCGGGGCAGGGCAGCGAGCGGCCCCCCCGGGCCCGGCAAAGGGCGCCCCGAGGCCGCGGGTGCGGGCGCTGCCGGGGGGCcccggggatggggagggggctcggggCACGGCAGGGCCGGCGGGGGCTCCGCGGGGCTGCGGGCTCTGCTCGAGGCTGCTGCGCTGCTCCTGGCGTTTGCTGCGGGTCCGGGGCGCGatgggaggctgggctgggcacggTGGTCTTTGCTGTGGTCCCGTGGTGCTCGTGGCAGCTTGAGGTGTGCACACCTGGTCCAGGTGTGCACCATGGCCAAGGGCTTCTTCGTGGCCTTGGAGCACTCGCTACGGCCAAGGTTTTTGATGTGGTCCCAAGTTCTTGTCGAGGAGTTCGGGGCGTTCACTGTGGCCACGGTGTTTACCATGGCCGAGGTCTTTGCCGTGGCCCCAGGGTGCTCACTGGGAGCTCCAGGTGTGCACTGTGGCCGAGGTCTTTGCTGTGTCCACGAGGTCCTCGCTGGGAGCTTGGGGTGTTCCCTGTAGTCAAGGTCTTTTCTGTGGCTCCTCACTCCTCATGGGCTCTTCAGGTGTTTATCATGGCCAAGGTCTTCATTATGGCCTTGCGACACTTGCCATGGCCTGGTCATTGTCCTGGTGCCAGGGTGCTCCCTGCAAGCTTGAGCTGCTCACCGTGGCCAAGGCCTTTCATGATGCCTTTGCCATGGCCTTGGCTCTCACTGTGGCCATGGGTTTCACCATGACTCCAAGGTCCTCAGCAGGACCTTGAGGTGCTCACTGGGTTCTTGACGCTCCCACCATGGCCAAGACCCTTGCCAAGGCCTGCTTCTTGGCCAAGGTCTTCACCATGGCCTTGAGGTGCTCACTGTGGCCAAGGCCCCTGGACCTGTCCTTTAGGTCCTGGTCGGTGCTGTGACCCCGAGGCCCTGGCTGGGAACTTCAAGTGCTCATCATGCCCAAGACTTTCCCCCATCATGGCCGGCATTGCCGTGAGCCCCTTGCCGTGGCCTTGAGGTGTCCCCATCACCCTCAGCCTGGCCCTGAGGTGCTCTGAGGCACCCTGTGAGGCAGCTCTGTGGCCCCAGGGCAGGTGCCGTGCCCGAGGCTCACCACCACCCCTCACCGTGGTGCTGACgctcagcacagccacatcCCCGTCCGTGGCACCCTGGGGGCTCTCCCGGGTGCCTCTGGCTGGAGAGAGCCGGGGGGCCCTCGCCGTCCCCCCGCGCTGCCACCAGCCACCGCtgccctttccttttctcccctcccagGTGCCCTCGAGCCGGGCGAGGCGATGCGGTGCGCCCGTGCCGCGTGCTGTGCCGAAGCGGCTCTTTAGATCCTCCCCGGCCCAAGcctcccctgccatggatgCCTCCGGGGCTCTTGCTTCGGCTCCCTCCTCCGCGGCTCCCTCGGGCTCCCGCAGCCCCATGTTCCCCCCAGGAGCCGACAGAGAGGAGTGGGGACCGAGGTTCAATTGTGCCCCTTCCACCTCTGCCGCAGCCTCGCAGGCGATGCCAGCGTCTGGCCGGAAGAGGAAGGCCAACTTCTCCAATGACGAGACCGAGACGCTGGTCTGGAATGTGGTCCGGCATTTCAGCGCCCTGTACGGGTCCGAGGCCCTGCGGGCTCACCCCGTGCGGCGGAAGCAGCTCTGGACCCAAATCCAAAGCCGCGTCAACTTCCTGGGCTACACCGAGCGCTCCATCGACGACCTCAAGCACAAGTGGCGCGACCTGCGGCTGGACGTCAAGAAGAAAATCACCTCCAAGAAGCACCTGCCCATGAACCGCGCCGGGGGGCCGCTCCACAAGCCGCGCCTCACGCCCCTGGAGAAGATGGTGGCTTCCACCTTCCTGCAGGCCAGCCACGACTCGGAGCCCGAGATCATCCTGGACCCAGGTGGGTGGTGGCGGTTCTGCGGGcgctggctgtgctccctgaggGATGTCCAGCCGTGCTGGTGTTCTCAGCTGGCTGTTGTGTGTTGTGGGAAGGGGCTCTGGGGTTTGTCTTGGGGTTGCAGCGTCCACCAAAGTCACAGTCCTGTTGTACCCAAGTGTCAGCCACCAGGGTAGGGAACTGAGTGTGCTGGGATTAGAAATTCTCCGTGGATATAACCTGGGATCAGCGAATCATAgaaatcccagagtggtttgggttggaagggaccttaaagctcatcctgttctaccctgtgccatggggagggacacctcccactatcccagggtgctccaagccccatccagcctggtgttggacacttccagagatccaggggcagccccagcttctctgggaaaactCTGCCAGATCAACAGTATTCATAGGAACACCTCAAGCTTTGCAGGAGTGGgtcttttttgttcttctttcttcttttctttaatttgatGCTTTCAGTGGCCTCTCTGGTTTCACTGGGGGCGTCATAGGCTCTGTCCATGTGGCCCAGACTTGGCTGTCATGTGCCAAGCACAGGGCTCTAGGCTGAGGGAAGAAATCCTGTGTAATGGCATGAAgatgtgccaggggagggtcaggctggagatcagggaaaggctcttcccccagagggtgctgggcactgcccaggctccccagggaaatgtCACAGCTCCaaccctgccagagctccaggagcatttgggcAGCACTGTCAGGGAcgcacagggtgggattttggggtgtctgtgcaggatcaatgatccctgtgggtccctcccagctcaggttATTCCCCAACCCCACAATTCTCTGTCACTAGGGGCTGTCAGCCCCAGGGGGCTCAGGATGGCACTGGGGCAGGTGAGGCTGAGCAATGGTGCGGGATGGCCTTGTGGGAGCATCTGTACCTGGGGGCCACAATGTCCCCGCCAGCTGAGGCCACATCCTCTGTGTCCCACAGATCTGTTCTTCCCCGGCGTGCGTCCAAGCAGCCCTTCATGCACCTGCAGCCCGGCGTGAGCCACCCCAGCATCTACATCGACACCAACGGGCAGCCCTCGGCCCTGCCCGACGTGGAGGGCTCGGCCGCGCCGCGCCTGCCGGGACAGAGCCCCGACCCCGCCGGCGGCTGCGAGTACCGAGCAGACGGGCAGGGCGGCTCCGGTACGGCGGGAGCCTGCACGGGCTGCGGGTGCCGGGAGCAGGGCGGGATGGGGATCCGCTGGGTCAGGATGGAGATCCGCTCGGAGTGGGGTTTGGATGGAGATGCTCTGGGTCAGGGTGGAGATCCGCTGGCAAGTGTGGCATCTGGATGGAGATCCTCTGGCAGCAGGGTTTGGGTGAAGATGCCGTGGCAGTGGGGTTCTGGATGGGGATCTGCTGGGAGTGGAGTCAGGATGGAGATCCTCTGACTCAGGATGGAGATTCACTGGGTCAGGATGGAAATCCCCTGGGTTAGGATGGTGATCCACTGGATCAGGATGGAGATCTGCTGGGTCAAGATGGAGAGCCTCTGACTCAGAATGGAGATCCCCTGGGTCAGGATGGAGATCTGCTGGGTCGGGATGGAGATCTACTGGATCGGGATGGAGATCCACTGGGACCCACATGCCGGGGAGGGCCtggggccagggcagtgctgtggctcaCTGGAGGTTTCTCTTCTCTCCCAGCCGAGTCGGGACCGGAGCTGCGCACTCCAGACGCGTCGGCCATCTCCCCGTCCCTGCGAAACGAGTCCCTGGTCTCCTACGCCTCCATGTCGGAGGAGGAGGAACGGGAAGGCCGGGAGGTGGAGAGGGGCCACGGTGGGGCCGCGGGGATGCAGCCGGGGCCCGAGGCCCCCATGTCAGCGGAGGAGGACATGAAACTGTCCCGCCAGGCCATGCTGATCCGCcggtgcagctcccagggctccgTCACTTCCCTGCCCGAGGACTCCCTCAACCCCGCGGACGCTCACTCGGACTGGGGGCACGAGGGCGTGTCCGACCTGCCCGCCCTGGGCCGCGGGCTCGACTCGGCGCATCCCGAGGAGCAGGCGGGCGGCCCGGGCCCGGAGATGGGCGCCTTGCCCAGGGTACTGATGGGGCCCACCTGGGAGAAGGCTCCGGCGGAGGAGGAGCCCCCGGCCCGCTCCCCGCTGCACGGCGCCCTGACCGAGGAGTCGCTGCCCTCCTCCGCCTCCCCGCCCGGAGAcgccccggccgccgcccggcccgcccgcgggctgggctgctccccgCCTGCGCGAGGACCGCCGCGAGAGCTGGAGGACTAGCATCCATCACCTGCTCGACCTGGAGGAGCAGTGGGACCAGCTGTACCACCAGGAGCTGGCCATGTGGCAGGAGGAACGGGCCACCCAGCGCGAGGACGGGCCCGCGACCGGGAGCTGCAGTTCCGCCTGCTCGGCGTCCTCACGGACATCCGCGGCGAGCTGCGCTACCTGCGCCAGGAAgcgcgccgccgcccgccagagcccggccccgccgccccgagCCCGCCCGCGGCCCCAGCCCGCTCCTCGAGCAGCCCAAAGCCGAGCCCAGCTTCCCCGAGCCGCCCGGCGGGGCGCCGCCTGGGCAGACACCGCCGTGCCCAGCCGGAGCCCTTTTCGGCAACCGCGGCCGGGGCCGGCGCCCCTGGCGGCCGCGGCTCCCGCTTCCCGACACAGACGCCTCTTCCCGCCAACAGCTAGGGACGGGCGGGAGCCGCTCCGCCACGGACACCGAgtgcccgcggccgccccggggACGGCGTGGCGGTGACGCGGCGGCACCCGGACGGATCCCCGAGAAGGGGCGGAGGGCGCGGGCGGCCGGGCGCTGCCCCGGCGGGCTCCGAGCGCTCGGGGCGGGTCCCCGCGGGTCTGAGGCACGGCAGCACCCCGAGGTGACGCCGCCGGGCCCGCGGGGGACGCGTGTGACAGCGCGGCCTGGCCTGACGGCGCCAGTCCAGTAGGATTTACTACCTGTCGGGGGGTGGGAGTTAGAAACACTTAGTCGCTGACGTGCGAACATTTTATGCAAATCATTTAATGACCTAATTTGCATATAACCATAaaacttctgttaaaaaaaaaagcctccaaaaaaacccagaaacgATGGTTTTGTGTGTGATCTCTGTGTGGGGGCGGGAGCTGGGCCGGGGGGTCGTTTGTCccatggctctgcagccctggatgGGGACAAGGCCATGGGACAAATGAGCTTCACCCCATTCCTTTGGGGCAGCCCAGCGCtgtgggatcagggctggggaaCAGGAGCTCTGGTGTCCATGCttggaaacagcagctctgcagacctGGAGAGGGATGGGGGCATGCACATCGTGGGGGGAACATGGAGGGTCCCCTGCCCAGGAgtgtttggggtccccaggcagtgtgcagtgtccccagcaggttCAGAGGGTCCCCAGGAGTGTGCAGGGCTCACGCAGCCTGACAGGTTCCAGGAATGTGCAGTGTCCCGAGGGAGTGTCCAAGGTTCCCAGcattgtcccttgtccccagggaCTGTGGGGGGTCCCTGGCATCATGCAAGGCCCCTTGGGCAGTGTGCAGGGTCCCCAGGGAGTGTCCAAgttccccagcagtgtccccagggagtGTGCAGGGTCCCCAAGCACTGTGCAGTGTTCCCAGAGTGTGTGCAGGATTCCcaggaagtgtccaaggtcCCCAGCAGCATTTGGGGTCTCCATGCAAGGTGCAGTGTCCCTAGCAGTGCTTGGGGTCCCCAGCAGTGTGCAGGGTCCCTGGACAGTGTGCAGGGTCCCCAGGAAATGTTTGAGGTCCCCATGGCAGGTGTAGTGTCCCCACAGCAtgtgcagtgtccccagggcaccccaggaCTGTCCCCCCCTCCATCTCCAGCCCACATCAGGgtgacagcactgctgagccctctgtgctgtgtcccctgtgctgtcccctcttCCAGCCCCCAGCATCCAGGACCCCTTGACTGCCATGTCCTGgtggggtgggacaggagggtgcagcccccagggaggggacagtggggcagcaggagctgtggcattTGCAGGGTCACCCAGCTCTGGTGGTGGCCTCCCAGGAGGATGGTGACACCCAGCTTGGGGACCCTGGCGTGCCTGAGGAAAGGCCTTGGATTCTGTGGGGAAAGAATTGTGTGAAATAACTCCTACCCCCAAATCAGGGCTAGGAGGGACCTGGGGATGGGGcaaggacaggggacaggaaGGACCCGGGTCGGTGACAGGAGGGGGGgtctccccacagccccaccgGCACAGGCCACCGCAGCCGGTGACACAGGGACCTCCTGAGCCGCCACACCCCCGAACCCACAACCCATTCCCAGTACCCCGTGTCCCACCAGGACATTCCCAccctcccatcctgctgccGCTGCCTTCCCAGGGCGCGGGACCCCGGGGACGGGGCACAGAGCACGGGGG comes from Camarhynchus parvulus chromosome 2, STF_HiC, whole genome shotgun sequence and encodes:
- the LOC115900979 gene encoding LOW QUALITY PROTEIN: uncharacterized protein LOC115900979 (The sequence of the model RefSeq protein was modified relative to this genomic sequence to represent the inferred CDS: inserted 1 base in 1 codon; deleted 1 base in 1 codon), with the translated sequence MDASGALASAPSSAAPSGSRSPMFPPGADREEWGPRFNCAPSTSAAASQAMPASGRKRKANFSNDETETLVWNVVRHFSALYGSEALRAHPVRRKQLWTQIQSRVNFLGYTERSIDDLKHKWRDLRLDVKKKITSKKHLPMNRAGGPLHKPRLTPLEKMVASTFLQASHDSEPEIILDPAEATSSVSHRSVLPRRASKQPFMHLQPGVSHPSIYIDTNGQPSALPDVEGSAAPRLPGQSPDPAGGCEYRADGQGGSAESGPELRTPDASAISPSLRNESLVSYASMSEEEEREGREVERGHGGAAGMQPGPEAPMSAEEDMKLSRQAMLIRRCSSQGSVTSLPEDSLNPADAHSDWGHEGVSDLPALGRGLDSAHPEEQAGGPGPEMGALPRVLMGPTWEKAPAEEEPPARSPLHGALTEESLPSSASPPGDAPAAARPARGLGCSPPARDRRESWRTSIHHLLDLEEQWDQLYHQELAMWQEERATQREXRARDRELQFRLLGVLTDIRGELRYLRQEARRRPPEPGPAAPSPPAAPARSSSSPKPSPASPSRPAGRRLGRHRRAQPEPFSLGTGGSRSATDTECPRPPRGRRGGDAAAPGRIPEKGRRARAAGRCPGGLRALGAGPRGSEARQHPEVTPPGPRGTRVTARPGLTAPVQ